The following proteins are co-located in the Acidimicrobiales bacterium genome:
- a CDS encoding transglutaminase family protein, with translation MRFDIRYRSTFTYEGLVRESQNELRACPTSDDRQQLIGYRVTTNPSARVASSFDYWGTRVDAFGIRAPHLSLEVVAEAAVETSQGPMVTTAPRLDALADEQFVDTHWEYLQPSGHTHWGDAVAAAAARQRDYVGTDVVSLVLALHRLAGASITYTSGSTAIGVDVEEILAAGQGVCQDFAHLAVALCRTVGVPARYVSGYFFAADDATGADADAEVVEVATHAWFEAAIPGFGWLALDPTNQREVGLRHVKIGHGRDYDDVPPLRGTVAGTAEHGVDAAVEIRRVAAVGPQWQLAQQQQQQQRG, from the coding sequence ATGAGGTTCGACATCCGCTACCGCTCCACCTTCACCTACGAGGGGTTGGTGCGCGAGTCCCAGAACGAGCTGCGGGCCTGCCCCACCTCGGACGACCGTCAGCAGCTCATCGGCTACCGCGTCACCACCAACCCGTCGGCTCGGGTGGCGTCGTCGTTCGACTACTGGGGCACCCGCGTCGACGCCTTCGGCATCAGGGCCCCGCACCTGTCGCTCGAGGTCGTGGCCGAAGCCGCGGTCGAGACCAGCCAGGGCCCGATGGTCACCACCGCCCCCCGGCTCGATGCGTTGGCCGACGAGCAGTTCGTCGACACCCACTGGGAGTACCTGCAACCGTCCGGCCACACCCATTGGGGCGACGCCGTCGCCGCCGCGGCGGCCCGCCAGCGCGACTACGTGGGCACCGACGTCGTGAGCCTGGTGCTGGCCCTGCACCGCTTGGCCGGGGCATCGATCACCTACACGTCCGGGTCGACCGCCATCGGCGTCGACGTCGAGGAGATCCTCGCCGCGGGCCAGGGCGTGTGCCAGGACTTCGCACACCTGGCGGTGGCGCTGTGCCGGACGGTCGGTGTGCCCGCACGGTATGTGTCGGGGTACTTCTTCGCCGCCGACGATGCTACCGGGGCCGACGCCGACGCCGAGGTGGTCGAGGTGGCGACCCACGCCTGGTTCGAGGCGGCGATCCCGGGGTTCGGGTGGTTGGCGCTCGACCCGACCAACCAGCGCGAGGTCGGGTTGCGCCACGTCAAGATCGGTCACGGCCGCGACTACGACGACGTGCCCCCGCTGCGGGGCACTGTCGCCGGTACGGCCGAGCACGGCGTCGATGCCGCGGTGGAGATTCGCCGGGTCGCGGCGGTCGGCCCGCAGTGGCAGCTCGCCCAGCAACAGCAACAGCAGCAGCGGGGATAG
- the lpdA gene encoding dihydrolipoyl dehydrogenase, with amino-acid sequence MVPTAENENPESGTGSEHFDVVIIGGGPGGYASALYGASAGLNIAMIERNKIGGTCLHVGCIPAKALLETATVLRTTDHAKDFGVLAESSGVDLGVTQDRKQGIVDKLAGGLVGLLENRSVTLFDGTGSLDADHRTVQVSGGESGDVAITGDSVILAAGSVPRTIPGFDIDGELVVTSDEVLEIRDLPERAVVIGGGAIGCEFASLLSDLGSKVTVLEALPKILPGLDSDITKVVERSFKKRKVEVRTDVKVTGHTPGESGTSVEFGDGESVDADLVVVSVGRRPYPDLLGLDQTEVSVSDRGFVEVDENCRTSVEGVWAVGDLIATPQLAHIGFAEGMVAIRDILGEDPQPIDYDRVPWCIYCHPEVAFSGLSEDAAKEAGHDVVVAKHRFGGNGRAMIVGEAEGMVKVIAEKNDDGTGGQVLGVHLVGPWATELLGQAYLSVNWEATVAEVAHFIQPHPTLGEAFGETMMSLTGRSLH; translated from the coding sequence GTGGTCCCTACGGCTGAGAACGAGAACCCCGAGTCCGGCACCGGGTCGGAGCACTTCGATGTGGTGATCATCGGCGGGGGCCCCGGTGGTTACGCCTCGGCGCTCTATGGCGCGTCGGCGGGACTGAACATCGCGATGATCGAGCGCAACAAGATCGGCGGCACCTGTCTGCACGTCGGCTGCATCCCGGCCAAGGCGCTGCTCGAGACCGCGACGGTGCTGCGAACCACCGACCACGCCAAGGACTTCGGTGTGCTCGCCGAGTCGTCGGGGGTGGACCTTGGTGTCACCCAGGACCGCAAGCAGGGGATCGTCGACAAGCTGGCCGGCGGGCTCGTCGGGTTGCTCGAGAACCGCTCCGTCACCCTGTTCGACGGCACCGGCAGCCTCGATGCCGACCATCGCACCGTGCAGGTCAGCGGTGGCGAGTCGGGCGATGTCGCCATCACCGGCGACTCGGTGATCCTCGCTGCCGGCTCGGTGCCGCGCACCATCCCCGGCTTCGACATCGACGGCGAGTTGGTCGTGACCTCCGACGAGGTGCTCGAGATCCGCGACCTTCCCGAGAGGGCGGTCGTGATCGGTGGCGGCGCCATCGGGTGCGAGTTCGCATCCCTGCTGTCCGATCTGGGTTCGAAGGTCACCGTGCTCGAGGCGCTGCCCAAGATCCTGCCCGGTCTCGACTCCGACATCACCAAGGTGGTCGAGCGCTCGTTCAAGAAGCGCAAGGTCGAGGTCCGCACCGATGTCAAGGTCACCGGCCACACCCCGGGCGAGTCGGGCACCAGCGTCGAGTTCGGCGACGGCGAGTCGGTCGACGCCGACCTGGTCGTCGTCTCGGTCGGACGGCGCCCGTATCCCGACTTGTTGGGACTCGACCAGACCGAGGTGTCGGTGTCGGATCGTGGCTTCGTCGAGGTCGACGAGAACTGCCGCACCTCGGTCGAGGGCGTGTGGGCGGTCGGCGACCTCATCGCCACCCCCCAGCTCGCCCACATCGGCTTCGCCGAGGGCATGGTCGCCATCCGCGACATCCTCGGCGAGGATCCCCAGCCCATCGACTACGACCGGGTGCCGTGGTGCATCTACTGCCACCCCGAGGTCGCCTTCTCCGGACTCTCCGAGGATGCCGCCAAGGAGGCCGGCCACGACGTGGTGGTGGCCAAGCATCGCTTCGGAGGCAACGGTCGGGCGATGATCGTCGGCGAGGCCGAGGGCATGGTGAAGGTCATCGCCGAGAAGAACGATGACGGCACCGGCGGCCAGGTCCTCGGCGTGCACCTGGTCGGCCCCTGGGCCACCGAGCTGCTCGGCCAGGCGTACCTGTCGGTCAACTGGGAGGCCACCGTCGCCGAGGTCGCCCACTTCATCCAGCCCCACCCCACGCTCGGCGAGGCGTTCGGCGAGACGATGATGTCGCTCACCGGTCGCTCGCTGCACTAG
- a CDS encoding dihydrolipoamide acetyltransferase family protein, with the protein MSEVTMPQLGETVTEGTITKWFKQVGEQVAVDEVLFEVSTDKVDSEVPSPEAGYLAEIKVPEGETVDVGTVLAVLSDAPPDGSAPAGDTAEAEPEPAGDTAEAEPEPAPAEEPEPAAPAPAPAPAPAPAPATKPSGDGLLLSPVVRRLVNEHQIDPSQVEGTGPGGRITRSDVQKAIENGTARTGEPTPATPSDTAPAAASAPAPAAAAPSRAAPRPLVRTGERDVSVPLNNIRKRTGEHMVMSKATSPHVLTAVEVDFESVERMRRAHGAEWKAQEGYSLTYLPFIARALVDAIRDFPHVNASVGEGELIVHDYVNLGIAVDIDFEGLLAPVLRDAETKRLRAIAREIVDLANRTRSKQLSPDDLAGGTITITNPGQYGTMMQFPIINQPQVAILSTDGISRKPVVVTDEHGDESIAIHSVGVLALAWDHRAFDGAYVAAFLDRVREVIQTRDWEAEL; encoded by the coding sequence ATGTCCGAGGTCACGATGCCCCAGCTCGGTGAGACCGTCACCGAGGGCACCATCACCAAGTGGTTCAAGCAGGTCGGCGAGCAGGTCGCGGTCGACGAGGTGCTCTTCGAGGTCTCGACCGACAAGGTCGACTCCGAGGTGCCGTCCCCCGAGGCCGGCTACCTGGCCGAGATCAAGGTGCCCGAGGGCGAGACCGTCGATGTCGGCACCGTGCTGGCGGTGCTCAGCGATGCGCCGCCGGACGGTTCCGCTCCCGCCGGCGACACCGCCGAGGCCGAGCCCGAACCCGCCGGCGACACCGCCGAGGCCGAGCCCGAGCCTGCTCCAGCCGAAGAGCCCGAGCCAGCAGCACCGGCACCGGCACCGGCACCAGCACCGGCACCTGCGCCCGCGACCAAGCCCTCGGGCGACGGCCTGCTGTTGTCGCCGGTGGTTCGTCGCCTGGTCAACGAGCACCAGATCGACCCCTCCCAGGTCGAGGGCACCGGACCGGGGGGCCGCATCACCCGCTCCGATGTGCAGAAGGCGATCGAGAACGGCACCGCCCGCACCGGCGAGCCCACCCCCGCCACCCCTTCCGACACCGCGCCTGCCGCCGCATCGGCACCCGCGCCCGCCGCTGCGGCCCCGTCGCGGGCGGCGCCCAGGCCGTTGGTCCGCACCGGTGAGCGCGACGTCTCGGTGCCGCTCAACAACATCCGAAAGCGCACCGGCGAGCACATGGTGATGTCCAAGGCGACCTCACCGCACGTGCTCACCGCCGTCGAGGTCGACTTCGAGTCGGTCGAGCGGATGCGTCGGGCCCACGGCGCCGAGTGGAAGGCCCAGGAGGGCTACTCGCTCACCTACCTGCCCTTCATCGCCCGGGCCCTGGTCGATGCCATCCGCGACTTTCCCCACGTCAACGCCTCGGTCGGCGAGGGCGAACTGATCGTCCACGACTACGTGAACCTGGGGATCGCGGTCGACATCGACTTCGAGGGTCTGCTGGCCCCGGTGCTGCGCGACGCCGAGACCAAGCGGCTGCGGGCCATCGCCCGAGAGATCGTCGATCTCGCCAACCGGACCCGTTCCAAGCAGCTCTCGCCCGACGATCTGGCGGGCGGGACCATCACCATCACCAACCCCGGCCAGTACGGCACGATGATGCAGTTCCCGATCATCAACCAGCCCCAGGTGGCGATCCTCTCCACCGACGGCATCAGCCGCAAGCCGGTGGTGGTCACCGACGAGCACGGCGACGAGTCGATCGCCATCCACTCGGTGGGCGTGCTCGCCTTGGCCTGGGACCACCGGGCTTTCGACGGCGCCTACGTGGCCGCGTTCCTCGACCGCGTGCGCGAGGTCATCCAGACCCGCGACTGGGAGGCCGAGCTGTAG
- the lipA gene encoding lipoyl synthase has product MLRVRWLGRVAYRDAHALQHGLFERSSDDHLLLLEHPHVYTLGARADRSHVLVDPATVGAELVDADRGGDVTYHGPGQLVGYPIVSVPGVRGGGMADTVAYVTSVEQLLIDTLTDLGFADVGRLPGYPGIWFGPDSDRPRKVAAIGVRLSRGRSMHGFALNINPDMAMFDHIVPCGLDAMEVTSLAEEGFDGELRDVVEALVPRAVERWGSSGWERADVVWRERPEDLTPFSRGAGSGPPETSVRLSGRLAEAGVTDRVAIDERKPDWMRVQLRTSPDYLRLKSTMRELDLVTVCEEAGCPNIYECWDDGTATFMINGERCTRACGFCLVDTRKPAPPDPSEPEHVAEAVERMGLDYVVLTTVARDDLDDGGAGQFAATIGAIRSRRPEAIVEVLISDLKGDPASLQIVLDARPDVVNHNVETVPRLQRVARPSASYARSLAVLARAKAAGFTTKSGLVLGMGETFDEVVATLADLAAVGVDIVTAGQYLRPTANHLPVARWWTPDEFDALAVEGERLGIAHVEATPLTRSSHHAKAAAASAGLSVEAHLAEA; this is encoded by the coding sequence GTGCTGCGGGTCCGCTGGCTCGGGCGGGTCGCCTACCGCGACGCCCACGCGCTCCAGCACGGGCTGTTCGAGCGATCGTCCGACGATCACCTGCTGCTACTCGAACACCCCCACGTCTACACCCTCGGGGCCCGCGCCGATCGTTCACACGTGCTGGTCGATCCGGCCACGGTGGGCGCCGAGCTGGTCGATGCCGACCGGGGCGGCGACGTCACCTATCACGGGCCCGGCCAGCTGGTCGGGTACCCCATCGTGTCGGTTCCCGGCGTGCGGGGTGGGGGTATGGCCGACACCGTCGCTTACGTCACCTCGGTCGAACAGCTCCTGATCGACACCCTCACCGACCTCGGCTTTGCCGACGTGGGCCGGCTGCCGGGCTATCCCGGGATCTGGTTCGGTCCCGACTCCGACCGTCCTCGCAAGGTGGCGGCCATCGGGGTGCGACTCTCACGTGGTCGGTCGATGCACGGGTTCGCGCTCAACATCAACCCCGACATGGCCATGTTCGACCACATCGTCCCCTGTGGGCTCGACGCCATGGAGGTCACGTCGCTGGCGGAGGAAGGCTTCGACGGCGAGCTTCGCGACGTGGTCGAGGCCCTCGTGCCCCGCGCCGTCGAACGGTGGGGGAGCAGCGGCTGGGAGCGCGCCGACGTGGTGTGGCGCGAGCGGCCCGAGGACCTCACGCCGTTCAGTCGGGGTGCCGGGAGCGGGCCCCCCGAGACGTCGGTGCGACTGTCGGGCCGCCTCGCCGAGGCCGGGGTCACCGACCGGGTGGCCATCGACGAGCGCAAGCCCGACTGGATGCGGGTCCAGCTGCGCACCAGTCCCGACTACCTGCGGCTCAAGTCCACCATGCGCGAGCTCGACCTGGTGACCGTGTGCGAGGAGGCGGGCTGTCCCAACATCTACGAGTGTTGGGACGACGGCACCGCCACCTTCATGATCAACGGCGAGCGCTGCACCCGGGCCTGCGGGTTCTGCCTGGTCGACACCCGCAAGCCCGCGCCGCCGGACCCGTCCGAGCCCGAGCACGTCGCCGAGGCGGTCGAGCGCATGGGCCTCGACTACGTGGTGCTCACCACCGTCGCCCGCGACGATCTCGACGACGGAGGAGCGGGCCAGTTCGCGGCCACGATCGGGGCGATTCGGTCCCGGCGGCCCGAGGCCATCGTCGAGGTGCTCATCTCCGACCTCAAGGGCGACCCCGCCTCGTTGCAGATCGTCCTCGATGCCCGGCCCGACGTGGTCAACCACAACGTCGAGACCGTCCCCCGACTCCAGCGGGTGGCCCGCCCCTCGGCGTCCTACGCCCGCAGCCTGGCCGTGCTCGCCCGGGCGAAGGCTGCCGGGTTCACCACCAAGTCGGGCCTGGTGCTGGGCATGGGCGAGACCTTCGACGAGGTCGTCGCCACCCTCGCCGATCTGGCGGCGGTCGGCGTCGACATCGTCACCGCCGGCCAGTACCTGCGACCCACCGCCAACCACCTGCCGGTGGCCCGGTGGTGGACCCCCGACGAGTTCGACGCCCTGGCGGTCGAGGGCGAGCGTCTGGGCATCGCCCACGTCGAGGCCACCCCGCTCACCCGGTCGAGCCACCACGCCAAGGCTGCGGCCGCCAGCGCCGGGTTGAGCGTCGAGGCGCACCTGGCCGAGGCCTGA
- a CDS encoding MFS transporter codes for MDPTAPPPAPRAPQLHGWLDAPVLSLALVAAAAGFGQFGVVAALADVAAEFGTVTDGDDLSLAEQAGLSGTVLGIGLAIIRSASILSLPLAGIADRAGRRRTLIGFAAVGLSIVGLAALSPGYWWFVALFALSRPLLTAANAVAATSAAEQTSSEHRTRAIALLAAGFGIGAGLFAVLRGLLGDDVSFRPVFALALVAMVLVVAASRWVSEPDRFQIATVEAEHALPVLGAVQRRFRGRLLPVLGVGFGIAVVTGPANSFVFLYAEGILELSTVVTAGLVVGAGFTGLAGLLLGRWGADRYGRRPTAGVGLVGVAVAGMVTYSGTAPAAAGGYLLAVLAGSVFAPAAGALHAELFPTSIRATVAGWTVAAGVSGAVVGLLAFGAIADRFDRFDLAAVVVFVPAALMAGLLALLPETRGHELEDTADRR; via the coding sequence ATGGACCCGACCGCGCCGCCACCTGCCCCACGCGCTCCACAGCTCCACGGCTGGCTCGATGCCCCCGTGCTCAGCCTGGCGTTGGTGGCCGCCGCCGCGGGGTTCGGACAGTTCGGAGTGGTCGCTGCGCTGGCCGACGTGGCCGCCGAGTTCGGCACCGTCACCGACGGCGACGACCTCTCCCTGGCCGAGCAGGCGGGACTCTCGGGCACCGTGCTCGGTATCGGTCTGGCCATCATCCGGTCGGCGTCGATCCTCAGCCTCCCCCTCGCCGGGATCGCCGACCGCGCCGGGAGGCGTCGCACCCTGATCGGCTTCGCCGCCGTCGGCCTCTCGATCGTCGGATTGGCGGCGCTCAGCCCCGGCTACTGGTGGTTCGTCGCCCTCTTCGCGCTGAGCCGCCCACTCCTCACCGCCGCCAACGCCGTGGCCGCAACCAGCGCGGCGGAACAGACCAGCTCCGAGCACCGCACCCGTGCCATCGCCCTGCTGGCTGCGGGGTTCGGGATCGGTGCCGGCCTGTTCGCGGTGCTCCGCGGCCTCCTCGGCGACGACGTCAGCTTCCGGCCGGTGTTCGCCCTGGCCCTGGTGGCCATGGTGCTGGTGGTCGCGGCCAGCCGCTGGGTCAGCGAACCGGACCGCTTCCAGATCGCCACGGTCGAGGCCGAACATGCCCTGCCGGTGCTGGGTGCGGTGCAACGTCGGTTCCGTGGGCGCCTGCTGCCGGTGCTCGGCGTGGGCTTCGGCATCGCCGTGGTGACCGGACCGGCCAACAGCTTCGTGTTCCTCTACGCCGAGGGCATCCTGGAACTGTCGACGGTGGTGACCGCCGGACTGGTCGTGGGTGCCGGGTTCACCGGTCTGGCGGGCCTCTTGCTCGGCCGGTGGGGGGCCGACCGGTACGGTCGGAGACCGACCGCCGGCGTGGGACTGGTCGGTGTGGCGGTGGCGGGCATGGTCACCTACAGCGGCACCGCGCCCGCAGCAGCAGGTGGCTACCTCCTCGCGGTGCTCGCCGGATCGGTGTTCGCCCCCGCCGCGGGGGCCCTGCACGCCGAGCTGTTCCCCACCTCGATCCGGGCGACCGTCGCCGGCTGGACCGTGGCCGCCGGGGTGTCGGGCGCGGTCGTGGGACTGCTGGCCTTCGGGGCGATCGCCGACCGGTTCGACCGGTTCGATCTCGCCGCGGTGGTCGTCTTCGTGCCCGCCGCGCTCATGGCCGGGCTGCTCGCCCTGCTCCCCGAGACCCGAGGCCACGAACTGGAAGACACCGCCGACCGCCGGTGA
- a CDS encoding Xaa-Pro peptidase family protein has protein sequence MVSQRADAMFANRLDRVRSAMIDQGVDVLMLSVGADLPWLTGYHAMPLERLTMLVVPVDGQPTMLVPRLEVPRVVERPEVFTVVGWDETDDPIEATARLAGPARTVAVGDQTWARFLVELLPLMPQAAWRRASEVIGPLRAVKEPAEVDALRRAAEAVDRVAVALAGGDIPLIGRTEAEISAELGRRIIDEGHERVNFAIVAAGDNASSPHHHPGSRVIGPGEGILCDFGGTLVEDDGVGYCSDISRCVFTGEPPPQFAELYSVLQAAQAKAVEAATVGTPAGAVDAVARDLIAAGGYDGYFIHRLGHGIGVEEHEDPYLVDGNEAPLVAGNAFSIEPGIYVPERWGARIEDIVVAAPDGPTALNQASHDLAVVEA, from the coding sequence ATGGTCAGCCAGCGCGCCGACGCGATGTTCGCCAATCGACTCGACCGGGTGCGGTCGGCGATGATCGACCAGGGCGTCGATGTCCTGATGCTGTCGGTGGGCGCCGACCTTCCGTGGCTCACCGGCTACCACGCCATGCCCCTCGAACGGCTCACCATGCTGGTGGTGCCCGTGGACGGCCAGCCGACCATGCTCGTTCCCCGCTTGGAGGTGCCGCGGGTGGTCGAGCGGCCCGAGGTGTTCACCGTGGTCGGCTGGGACGAGACCGACGACCCGATCGAGGCCACCGCCCGCCTGGCCGGACCCGCCCGCACCGTCGCTGTCGGCGATCAGACCTGGGCGCGGTTCCTGGTCGAGCTGTTGCCGCTGATGCCACAGGCCGCGTGGCGGCGGGCCAGCGAGGTGATCGGCCCGCTGCGGGCGGTGAAGGAGCCCGCCGAGGTCGACGCGCTGCGCCGAGCGGCCGAAGCGGTCGATCGGGTGGCCGTCGCGCTGGCGGGCGGCGACATCCCCCTCATCGGTCGCACCGAGGCCGAGATCTCCGCCGAGCTGGGGCGCCGCATCATCGACGAGGGCCACGAGCGGGTGAACTTCGCCATCGTGGCCGCGGGCGACAACGCGTCCAGCCCCCACCACCACCCCGGGTCGCGGGTCATCGGCCCGGGCGAGGGCATCCTCTGCGACTTCGGCGGCACTCTTGTCGAAGACGACGGGGTCGGCTACTGCTCCGACATCTCCCGGTGCGTGTTCACCGGCGAACCCCCGCCCCAGTTCGCCGAGCTGTACTCGGTGTTGCAGGCCGCCCAGGCCAAGGCGGTGGAGGCCGCCACGGTGGGCACCCCTGCCGGCGCGGTCGACGCCGTCGCCCGCGACCTCATCGCCGCCGGCGGGTACGACGGCTACTTCATCCACCGGCTCGGCCACGGCATCGGTGTCGAGGAGCACGAAGATCCGTACCTGGTCGACGGCAACGAGGCGCCGCTGGTGGCCGGCAACGCGTTCTCGATCGAGCCGGGGATCTATGTACCCGAACGATGGGGTGCCCGGATCGAGGACATCGTGGTGGCCGCTCCCGATGGTCCCACGGCGTTGAACCAGGCCAGCCACGACCTCGCCGTGGTGGAGGCATGA
- a CDS encoding universal stress protein — MHQMVVGFADVDTARQVVREAAELAAQTGASMHIVTAIDEDATTVVDIGTDHWEIRTLDQAEEAVRNFMVTLSDKVDYTVGVFEGKPADVLIAEAERLDADLIVVGNVRMQGPGRLLGSVGSAVAHHAPCSVLIVKTT; from the coding sequence ATGCATCAGATGGTCGTCGGGTTCGCCGACGTCGACACGGCTCGCCAAGTGGTTCGCGAGGCGGCCGAGCTCGCAGCCCAGACGGGTGCATCGATGCACATCGTCACCGCCATCGACGAAGACGCCACAACCGTGGTCGACATCGGAACCGATCACTGGGAGATCCGCACCCTCGACCAGGCCGAGGAGGCGGTGCGCAACTTCATGGTGACCCTGTCCGACAAGGTCGACTACACCGTCGGCGTGTTCGAGGGGAAGCCCGCCGACGTGTTGATCGCGGAGGCCGAGCGTCTCGACGCCGACCTCATCGTGGTTGGCAACGTGCGCATGCAGGGGCCGGGGCGCCTGCTCGGCAGCGTGGGCAGCGCCGTCGCCCACCATGCCCCGTGCTCGGTGCTGATCGTCAAGACGACCTGA
- a CDS encoding VOC family protein — protein sequence MVERPLFDHVAIVVDSWRDGFSMLVDRLGGRWCRGGAAGDFAPCQFAFVDDMKVELLQPGEVEGFVERFLERQGPGAHHLTWHVPDLDDFIAGCDLLGLEVMPDHLDLPGRREAFVHPKVSGFGTLVQAIESDERYDEAQSHPPDIPLPTGEPMELVWVALAVPDLDLATAFFGRTVSGTRLASGRGWSIMTWERGRRLLFLDMGVRHLEGPGVDHLCFAPSGGAIPEVDQLLGVVDDLSIERTGVRYVVLDGSEADAAMRVRPQPESRG from the coding sequence GTGGTTGAGCGACCCCTCTTCGATCACGTGGCGATCGTGGTCGATAGCTGGAGAGACGGGTTCTCCATGCTGGTCGACCGTCTCGGCGGTCGCTGGTGTCGGGGAGGGGCCGCAGGTGATTTCGCGCCCTGCCAGTTCGCCTTCGTCGATGACATGAAGGTGGAGCTGCTCCAGCCGGGAGAGGTCGAGGGGTTCGTCGAGCGGTTCCTGGAACGGCAGGGTCCTGGTGCCCACCACCTCACCTGGCACGTTCCCGATCTGGACGACTTCATCGCGGGTTGCGACCTCCTCGGACTCGAGGTCATGCCGGACCATCTCGACCTTCCTGGGCGAAGGGAGGCGTTCGTTCATCCCAAGGTGAGCGGCTTCGGAACCCTTGTGCAGGCGATCGAGAGCGACGAACGCTACGACGAGGCCCAGTCCCATCCGCCCGACATCCCACTGCCCACCGGCGAGCCCATGGAACTGGTCTGGGTCGCGTTGGCGGTGCCCGACCTGGACCTCGCCACCGCGTTCTTCGGACGCACGGTCTCAGGCACCCGCCTGGCGTCCGGACGTGGCTGGTCCATCATGACCTGGGAGCGCGGTCGACGGCTGCTCTTCCTCGACATGGGTGTCCGACATCTCGAGGGGCCGGGTGTCGACCACCTCTGCTTCGCTCCCTCGGGTGGTGCCATCCCGGAGGTGGACCAGCTCCTGGGGGTGGTCGATGACCTGTCGATCGAGCGCACCGGTGTCCGGTACGTGGTGCTCGACGGCAGCGAAGCCGATGCGGCGATGCGGGTTCGTCCCCAACCGGAGAGCCGAGGATGA
- a CDS encoding SDR family NAD(P)-dependent oxidoreductase gives MTGASRGIGAAIALELADAGFSVAAVARTAESTERADGSLAETVASIRALGGQAEVVVADLAAPDQRAGLIDRIEASMGPVEALVNNAAVAYYEPVSDLFPKRLNLLLELNVAAPFELLSQAVRLMRERGRGWIVNVSSVTAKVPDTGDGPSSLPLTAYGLTKAALDRLTTGAATELRGEGIVVNSLSPVAGVATPGAVARGVIDPGSPGAEPPDLMARATRLLVTCEPELTGQVLFTAPFLAQRDGSVRGGA, from the coding sequence GTGACCGGTGCCAGCCGCGGCATCGGTGCCGCCATCGCGCTCGAGCTAGCTGATGCCGGGTTCAGTGTTGCCGCGGTTGCCAGGACCGCAGAGTCGACCGAGCGCGCAGATGGTTCCCTCGCCGAGACGGTGGCATCCATACGGGCCCTCGGTGGGCAGGCCGAAGTAGTGGTCGCGGACCTCGCTGCACCCGACCAACGGGCCGGTCTGATCGATCGCATCGAGGCATCGATGGGGCCGGTGGAGGCGCTGGTCAACAACGCCGCCGTCGCCTACTACGAGCCGGTGAGCGATCTGTTTCCCAAGCGGTTGAACCTGCTTCTCGAGCTCAACGTGGCGGCGCCCTTCGAGCTGCTCAGCCAAGCCGTCCGGCTCATGCGGGAGCGCGGCCGTGGATGGATCGTCAACGTCTCGTCAGTCACCGCCAAGGTGCCCGACACCGGTGATGGGCCTTCCTCCCTGCCGCTCACTGCCTATGGTCTCACCAAGGCGGCGCTCGACCGACTCACGACCGGTGCGGCTACAGAACTGCGGGGCGAAGGCATCGTGGTCAACTCGCTCTCGCCTGTCGCTGGTGTCGCCACTCCAGGTGCAGTGGCCCGGGGAGTGATCGATCCCGGTTCGCCCGGTGCCGAGCCGCCTGATCTCATGGCCAGGGCCACGCGCCTGCTGGTGACGTGCGAGCCCGAGCTGACCGGTCAGGTGCTCTTCACCGCGCCGTTCCTCGCTCAGCGGGACGGCTCGGTGCGCGGTGGCGCTTGA
- a CDS encoding MFS transporter — translation MSWSASGSPCCSPPLGAVVIADRYSKRAILSWCTFALLTTSAWIGAAIVLGWIAYWMLVVASSIQAAAFAYGPARMALTADLVDKESLNNAIVLGRMSMESTRIAGPAAAGVLISVARFGAGAVLLAGAALCAVSIALTLRLPRPRSRTSGMTPSALSEGRRRSRHRARQGTLRLGPP, via the coding sequence ATGTCATGGTCGGCTTCGGGCTCGCCATGTTGCTCACCTCCCCTTGGGGCGGTTGTGATCGCGGACCGCTACTCCAAGCGAGCGATCCTGTCCTGGTGCACGTTCGCTCTCCTCACCACTTCTGCATGGATCGGCGCGGCGATCGTGCTCGGGTGGATCGCCTACTGGATGCTGGTGGTCGCCAGCAGCATCCAGGCGGCAGCCTTCGCCTACGGACCGGCCCGCATGGCCCTGACCGCCGACCTCGTCGACAAGGAGTCGCTCAACAACGCCATCGTCCTCGGACGGATGAGCATGGAGAGCACCCGCATCGCCGGCCCAGCAGCCGCAGGCGTGCTCATCAGCGTGGCCCGGTTCGGTGCCGGTGCCGTGTTGCTGGCCGGCGCGGCCCTCTGCGCGGTCAGCATCGCGCTGACGCTGCGCCTCCCCCGCCCTCGTTCCCGAACCAGCGGGATGACGCCATCTGCACTGAGCGAAGGTCGCCGCCGGTCTCGCCACCGTGCGCGCCAGGGAACGCTCAGGCTAGGGCCACCGTGA